From a region of the Candidatus Woesearchaeota archaeon genome:
- a CDS encoding NAD-dependent epimerase/dehydratase family protein, with product MAKILVTGGAGFIGFALSKHLAENKDNKVTLCDNFARSKEDEDLKQLLEKDNVSFIKCDLTNPSELSKLDTDYNQVYHLAAINGTKNFYKIPVQVLKANALSSFNILDWFITTKCNKILLTSSCENYAGTMTQFGIPIPTPENVPLCIEDVFNPRWSYAGSKILSELLFINYARQYNFDMSIVRYHNIYGSRMGYDHVMPEFILRILNKETPFKIIGGSETRAFCHISDGVKATRMVMESRNTNFRVIHIGNSQEETTMLDMAKKLFKVAGVNPVLEISPAPQGSVQRRCPDTTLLYQLTGFKPQVSLEEGLKEIYNWYMQDFEKSNKVI from the coding sequence ATGGCAAAAATATTAGTTACTGGAGGAGCAGGATTTATAGGGTTTGCGCTAAGTAAACACTTGGCGGAAAATAAGGATAATAAAGTTACGCTTTGTGATAATTTTGCAAGAAGTAAAGAAGATGAAGATTTAAAACAATTATTAGAGAAAGATAATGTTTCATTTATTAAATGTGATTTGACTAATCCATCTGAATTATCTAAACTCGATACAGATTATAACCAGGTTTATCATCTGGCAGCCATTAATGGGACAAAAAATTTTTATAAGATTCCGGTTCAGGTATTAAAGGCTAATGCATTATCTTCTTTTAATATTTTAGATTGGTTTATAACAACAAAATGCAACAAAATTTTATTAACTTCCTCTTGTGAAAATTATGCGGGCACTATGACTCAATTTGGGATTCCAATTCCTACCCCTGAAAATGTGCCGCTATGTATAGAAGACGTATTTAATCCCCGCTGGTCATATGCCGGAAGTAAAATTTTAAGTGAATTATTATTTATTAATTATGCCCGCCAATATAACTTTGATATGAGTATTGTTCGTTATCATAATATTTATGGGAGCAGGATGGGTTATGACCATGTTATGCCTGAATTCATTTTAAGAATATTAAATAAAGAAACTCCTTTTAAAATAATAGGGGGTTCAGAGACAAGAGCATTTTGTCATATAAGTGATGGTGTAAAAGCAACAAGAATGGTTATGGAAAGTAGAAATACCAATTTTAGAGTAATCCATATAGGAAACAGCCAAGAAGAAACAACGATGTTAGACATGGCTAAAAAATTATTTAAAGTTGCGGGTGTAAATCCAGTTCTTGAAATATCTCCTGCGCCGCAAGGTTCTGTTCAAAGACGTTGTCCTGATACAACTTTATTATACCAATTAACCGGGTTTAAACCGCAAGTATCACTGGAAGAAGGGTTAAAAGAGATTTATAACTGGTATATGCAAGATTTTGAAAAATCAAATAAAGTAATCTAA
- the sat gene encoding sulfate adenylyltransferase gives MVDIVCTLGPSCDTVEILQEMKASGMTFARINTSHVGLDYVKKAIPLCEQVGVPLIIDTAGAQVRTGDLEKSVAAFEEGDYVLITGCNIRGNNKEINLWPSEMVKQLEPGDMISIDFDALLLSVIEIIGDKVRAKVVNGGVMGRNKSVVVTDRYGVKRELPSLSEQDKEILRYSIENGIKYVAASFMNSSDDVKEVKKVLGNKVKIISKVESKKALANLNEIIELSDFILIDRGDLSKEISIERIPLTQKIIIKTASNFKIPVFVATNLLESMSEKRTPTRAEANDVINTILDGAKGLVLAGETAVGKYPLECVKMLAKLVEHSELVTNIDIDNGDSVLKRLEELNYISSETIAGNLVKAHGGRLVNRMLKKALSQNYIDSLYKIKIDENKYMDAEQIAIGAFSPIEGFMTQKELDSVLNNMRLSTGVVWTIPILFDINSQTANELLQGQQVGLMFEDEVVALFDVEEIYTYNKNEIAVKWFGTTSIEHPGVIMLNKMDEYLVGGKITLIKRKPSKFKEYELTPSQARKIFEEKGWSKIVGFHTRNAIHRSHEFLQMDAMYKVHADGLFIHPIIGQKKEGDFNSEFIIKSYELMANIYPKGKVVFGTFSTFSRYAGPREAIFTAICRKNFGCSHFIVGRDHTGVKDFYHPRASHEIFDKFPDLGIQPIIYDKVFYSKSLDSHIHEKEMQFTEEDKLQISGTQARNMLINYVQPPSWFMRPEISNMLLEAIKEDKEVFVSFKRNAKVIWFTGLSGSGKTTIALELKKKLESERKKTEIIDGDVIRNTLHKSLGFSREDIYMNNKLIAELCKQKESKFDFILVPIISPYKENREMARNLIGENFIELFISTPLEECAKRDVKGLYEKAKNGEITNLIGFSESNPYEAPQNANLIINTTNIEIEDAVSQILSFLNF, from the coding sequence ATGGTTGACATTGTTTGTACACTCGGCCCCAGTTGTGATACTGTTGAAATATTGCAGGAGATGAAAGCTAGCGGAATGACTTTTGCAAGAATTAATACTTCTCATGTTGGATTAGATTATGTCAAAAAAGCAATTCCATTGTGCGAACAAGTTGGTGTTCCATTGATTATTGATACTGCGGGTGCCCAGGTTAGAACAGGGGATTTAGAAAAATCTGTTGCTGCTTTTGAAGAGGGTGATTATGTATTAATTACAGGTTGTAATATCAGAGGCAACAATAAAGAGATTAATCTTTGGCCCAGTGAAATGGTAAAACAACTTGAGCCAGGAGATATGATTTCAATTGATTTTGATGCATTGCTTCTTTCAGTAATAGAAATAATCGGTGATAAAGTTAGAGCAAAAGTTGTTAATGGGGGGGTAATGGGTAGAAATAAAAGTGTCGTAGTAACTGATAGGTATGGTGTTAAAAGAGAATTGCCCTCGCTTTCTGAACAAGATAAAGAAATATTAAGATATTCTATCGAAAACGGAATTAAGTATGTTGCTGCTTCTTTTATGAATTCAAGTGATGATGTTAAAGAAGTTAAAAAGGTTTTAGGAAATAAAGTCAAAATAATCTCTAAAGTGGAAAGTAAAAAAGCTTTGGCGAATTTAAATGAAATTATTGAACTTTCGGATTTTATTTTAATCGATAGAGGAGATTTATCAAAAGAAATCTCTATTGAACGTATTCCCTTAACTCAAAAAATTATTATTAAAACTGCTTCAAATTTTAAAATTCCGGTTTTTGTTGCAACTAACCTTCTAGAATCAATGAGTGAAAAAAGAACTCCAACAAGGGCTGAAGCTAATGATGTTATTAACACTATTTTGGATGGTGCCAAAGGTTTAGTTCTGGCAGGTGAAACGGCAGTAGGAAAATATCCTCTTGAATGTGTTAAAATGCTGGCTAAGTTAGTTGAGCATTCTGAATTAGTAACGAATATTGATATTGATAATGGCGATTCGGTTTTAAAAAGATTGGAGGAATTAAATTATATTTCTAGTGAGACCATTGCAGGAAACTTGGTTAAAGCGCACGGAGGCAGATTAGTAAATCGTATGTTAAAGAAAGCTTTATCTCAAAATTATATTGATAGCTTATACAAAATTAAAATTGACGAAAATAAATATATGGACGCAGAACAAATTGCAATTGGTGCTTTTAGTCCCATAGAAGGATTCATGACTCAAAAAGAGCTCGATTCTGTTTTAAATAATATGAGACTTTCAACAGGGGTCGTTTGGACCATACCTATTTTGTTTGATATTAATTCTCAAACTGCGAATGAACTTTTGCAGGGTCAACAAGTGGGGTTAATGTTTGAAGATGAAGTTGTGGCATTGTTTGATGTTGAAGAGATTTATACTTATAATAAAAATGAAATTGCAGTTAAGTGGTTTGGAACTACTTCGATAGAACATCCAGGAGTAATTATGCTAAATAAAATGGATGAATATTTAGTAGGAGGCAAAATTACCCTAATTAAAAGAAAACCTTCTAAATTTAAAGAATATGAACTAACTCCTTCTCAAGCAAGAAAAATATTTGAGGAAAAAGGTTGGAGTAAGATTGTAGGTTTTCATACAAGGAATGCTATCCATAGAAGCCACGAATTTTTGCAAATGGATGCGATGTATAAAGTACATGCCGATGGTTTATTTATTCATCCAATTATTGGTCAAAAGAAAGAAGGGGATTTTAATTCAGAATTCATAATCAAAAGTTATGAACTAATGGCAAATATTTATCCTAAAGGTAAAGTTGTATTTGGAACATTTTCTACATTTTCGAGGTATGCCGGTCCGAGAGAAGCAATATTCACTGCAATTTGCAGAAAAAATTTTGGATGTAGTCATTTTATAGTAGGGAGAGATCATACGGGCGTAAAAGATTTTTATCACCCGCGTGCATCTCATGAAATATTTGATAAATTTCCAGATCTGGGCATTCAGCCAATAATATATGACAAAGTGTTTTATTCAAAATCATTAGATTCACATATTCATGAAAAAGAAATGCAATTTACTGAAGAAGATAAGCTTCAGATTAGTGGAACTCAAGCAAGAAATATGTTAATAAATTATGTTCAACCCCCCTCATGGTTTATGAGGCCTGAAATATCCAATATGTTACTTGAAGCTATTAAAGAAGATAAAGAAGTTTTCGTTTCATTTAAAAGGAATGCAAAAGTTATTTGGTTTACAGGTTTGAGCGGTTCAGGTAAAACTACCATTGCTTTAGAGTTAAAAAAGAAATTGGAATCTGAAAGGAAAAAAACCGAAATTATTGATGGGGACGTTATACGAAATACATTGCATAAAAGTTTAGGATTTTCAAGAGAAGACATCTATATGAATAATAAATTAATTGCAGAATTATGTAAACAAAAAGAGTCAAAATTTGATTTTATTCTTGTGCCGATTATCTCCCCTTACAAAGAGAATAGGGAAATGGCAAGAAACTTAATTGGTGAAAATTTTATAGAATTATTTATTAGCACCCCTTTAGAAGAATGCGCCAAAAGAGATGTTAAAGGTTTATATGAGAAAGCAAAGAATGGCGAGATTACAAATTTAATTGGTTTTAGCGAGTCTAACCCTTATGAGGCACCGCAAAATGCCAACCTAATTATAAATACAACCAATATCGAGATAGAAGATGCAGTTTCACAAATTTTATCTTTTTTAAACTTTTAA
- a CDS encoding nucleotide sugar dehydrogenase → MSYQHKILAVLGLGYIGLPLSATLANVGFNIIGVDIDKNKIENLKKMKLPFYEPGLAGTLEECKDKIEYTTNSSDALKRADGIFVTVGTPVDENNLPNYTAINAVVQEIGQNLRTGQVIIFKSTLVLGTTEHLIKPKLEELSGLKAGKDFYLVFCPERTIEGQVLHELYSLPKIIGGINEESSRQAEAIIKKLGGKTTIVSSPAVAEMCKLIDNMYRAINIGFANEIGQLCEKIGIDADNVVNAVNNSYSRTHIFKPGLGADGPCLSKDPYLFKYSAEKLGVKTPMVDGCISQSHFSTLRVADFVKEYIEKNNKESYKIALVGLAFKGFPETDDLRGSPALKIMNSINSMGKNVKYVCYDPLVKEFQGLEINKYIDHNITDCDVVLFLTNHPRLMHVILNDKLKNGQLIVDCWGNVHDYQQIEARSGIKYYRIGRADQNI, encoded by the coding sequence ATGTCATATCAACATAAAATATTAGCAGTTTTAGGATTGGGATATATAGGGTTACCTTTAAGCGCAACTTTAGCAAACGTTGGATTTAATATCATAGGTGTAGATATTGATAAAAACAAAATTGAAAATTTAAAAAAGATGAAACTGCCTTTTTATGAACCCGGGTTAGCAGGGACTTTAGAAGAATGTAAAGATAAAATTGAATACACTACTAACTCTTCAGATGCGCTGAAACGGGCAGATGGAATTTTTGTAACCGTGGGTACTCCCGTAGATGAGAATAATCTCCCAAATTATACCGCAATTAATGCTGTTGTGCAAGAAATAGGACAAAATTTAAGAACAGGCCAAGTTATAATATTTAAATCAACTTTAGTCTTAGGTACTACTGAACATTTAATTAAACCCAAACTAGAAGAATTATCAGGGTTAAAAGCTGGAAAAGATTTTTATTTAGTTTTTTGTCCAGAGCGAACTATTGAGGGACAAGTATTGCATGAACTTTATTCTTTGCCTAAAATTATTGGAGGTATAAATGAAGAAAGTAGCAGACAGGCAGAAGCTATAATCAAGAAATTAGGGGGTAAAACAACAATTGTCTCTTCTCCCGCAGTTGCAGAGATGTGTAAACTTATAGATAATATGTATAGGGCAATCAATATTGGTTTTGCAAATGAAATCGGACAGTTATGTGAAAAAATAGGTATTGATGCAGATAATGTAGTAAACGCAGTAAATAATTCATATTCCCGAACTCATATTTTTAAACCCGGTCTTGGAGCAGATGGCCCTTGCTTATCAAAAGACCCATACTTATTTAAGTATTCTGCAGAAAAATTAGGAGTAAAAACCCCGATGGTGGATGGTTGTATTTCACAAAGCCATTTTTCTACATTAAGAGTTGCAGATTTTGTCAAAGAGTACATAGAAAAAAATAACAAGGAAAGTTATAAAATCGCGTTAGTTGGTTTAGCATTCAAAGGTTTTCCAGAAACAGACGATTTAAGAGGTTCACCTGCATTAAAAATAATGAACTCTATAAATTCCATGGGTAAAAATGTTAAATATGTTTGTTATGACCCATTGGTAAAAGAATTTCAAGGTTTAGAAATTAACAAATATATTGATCATAATATTACTGATTGTGATGTTGTGTTATTCTTGACAAATCACCCAAGACTAATGCATGTTATTTTGAATGATAAGCTTAAAAATGGCCAATTAATAGTGGATTGCTGGGGAAATGTGCATGATTATCAGCAAATAGAAGCAAGGAGCGGGATTAAATACTATAGGATTGGCAGAGCAGATCAAAATATTTGA
- a CDS encoding radical SAM protein, which yields MASSINFKLTNIFPLFYNAFKWHINYYLFGKSFPMIAQFYVTHRCNFRCEWCNFWRNPLKNNEISLTKFKQIISDLSKMGTCYINFTGGEPLLMQDIMERISYCKKKIPFVHMVSNGFLMTKEKAVQLSKTGIDAISISVNGIKETYDKTTGVKGSYDRAIEAVKLLKKYAPNVRVSINSIITPTNTNELYQLVKLADELDVEQKFQAICAHPEFKGQETKSEINKEINQNIIEVKKFIKFILTKKTILNNPKYLKAVPDYFLGKNKEGIFMQDCELQYFFCEFFENGKVSPCLYGSNWQNYSVIGNNNIKSVLKSKSYKCEQKRLKKCRECKKAMQLCVMEPRFIFPITNLIKFSFRKNY from the coding sequence ATGGCATCTTCAATTAATTTTAAATTGACTAATATATTTCCATTATTTTATAATGCATTTAAGTGGCATATCAATTATTATTTATTTGGAAAATCTTTTCCGATGATTGCGCAGTTTTATGTTACCCATAGATGTAATTTTAGGTGCGAATGGTGCAATTTTTGGAGGAATCCCCTAAAAAATAATGAAATTTCCCTAACTAAATTTAAACAAATAATTTCTGATTTAAGTAAGATGGGTACATGTTATATTAATTTTACTGGAGGCGAACCTTTGTTAATGCAGGATATAATGGAAAGAATATCTTATTGTAAAAAAAAAATTCCATTTGTTCATATGGTTAGTAATGGTTTTTTGATGACAAAAGAAAAAGCAGTGCAATTATCAAAAACTGGAATTGATGCCATATCCATAAGTGTTAATGGGATAAAAGAAACCTATGATAAAACTACGGGTGTGAAAGGTTCTTATGACAGGGCAATTGAAGCGGTTAAGCTTTTGAAGAAATATGCCCCCAATGTTAGAGTTTCTATTAATTCAATTATAACTCCGACAAACACTAATGAATTATATCAACTGGTTAAGCTTGCTGATGAATTGGATGTCGAACAGAAATTTCAGGCAATATGCGCGCATCCTGAATTCAAAGGCCAAGAGACAAAGAGTGAAATAAACAAAGAAATTAATCAAAATATTATTGAAGTTAAGAAATTTATTAAGTTTATCTTAACGAAAAAAACAATATTAAATAATCCTAAATATCTCAAAGCCGTGCCGGATTATTTTTTAGGTAAAAATAAAGAGGGAATTTTCATGCAAGATTGTGAATTACAGTATTTCTTCTGCGAGTTTTTTGAGAACGGGAAGGTTTCTCCGTGCTTATATGGTTCAAATTGGCAAAATTATTCGGTTATTGGCAATAATAATATTAAATCAGTATTAAAGTCTAAATCATATAAATGTGAACAGAAAAGATTAAAAAAATGTAGGGAATGCAAAAAAGCAATGCAATTATGTGTTATGGAACCGAGATTCATTTTTCCAATTACAAATTTAATTAAATTCTCATTTAGAAAAAATTATTAA
- a CDS encoding alkaline phosphatase family protein: MKKRLAVFGMDGSRLDVVKKWVDIGYLPTIKKIIEKGVSGEIKSLLPGPHSFSAWTSFATGTNPGKHGLCYPVVPDFKNQKLQFINSTHIKNKKIWNYLSEDGKVVGIMDLPILYPVEPLNGIMVSSWGTPALESEYTYPGDIKHIMDNFEAGTIANCYERSNQALNNLYRATNQKFNSIKWFFNNYDWDFFANDFIEPELLHHLYSPYLDITHEQYNPNYETIIRDYYIKMDKFFAEILQMYPELNIIIMSDHGHCANKEYVYVNNILAKYDFFYKSKINVSQKNKVYHGIIKQLTNLYLQIPISVKKEFNKLIPKFFADKVKHKKTLDINWDKSIAFCLQLGMVYINRSYGDIQNGKISVEDTTHKVFEALKNDEIMKTKVRGLYLKKDLFNGQNQDTLPDIVIDFYDDYKINTGTPENIFSEKIKSNQPTSHTMDAMFLAYGPEFKEGLKIKGRSIMDIMPTIMHFFNLHIPKEVDGVIMKEIFKKFEDNKIKVKGREELILNQAIKGVRI; encoded by the coding sequence ATGAAAAAAAGACTAGCAGTATTTGGGATGGATGGATCTCGTTTGGATGTAGTAAAAAAATGGGTAGACATTGGGTATCTTCCAACAATTAAAAAAATTATTGAAAAGGGAGTGTCTGGAGAAATAAAAAGTTTACTGCCCGGACCGCATTCATTTTCGGCATGGACCTCCTTTGCAACAGGCACCAATCCGGGCAAACATGGTTTGTGTTACCCTGTTGTGCCTGATTTTAAAAACCAAAAGTTGCAATTCATTAACTCCACACATATAAAAAACAAAAAAATTTGGAACTATTTGTCAGAGGATGGTAAAGTTGTTGGAATAATGGATTTACCTATTCTCTATCCCGTAGAACCTTTAAACGGTATAATGGTTTCATCATGGGGTACGCCTGCACTTGAAAGTGAATATACTTATCCCGGTGATATTAAACATATAATGGACAATTTTGAAGCCGGAACAATTGCAAACTGCTATGAAAGATCAAATCAGGCTTTGAATAATTTATATCGGGCCACCAATCAAAAATTTAACTCAATTAAATGGTTTTTTAATAATTATGATTGGGATTTTTTTGCTAATGATTTTATTGAACCGGAACTATTGCATCATCTTTATTCACCTTATCTAGATATAACACATGAACAGTATAATCCCAATTATGAAACTATTATTCGGGATTACTATATAAAAATGGATAAATTCTTCGCAGAAATTCTTCAAATGTATCCCGAATTAAATATAATCATAATGTCAGATCACGGACATTGCGCAAATAAGGAATATGTTTATGTAAATAATATCTTAGCAAAATATGATTTTTTTTATAAAAGTAAAATCAATGTTTCTCAAAAAAATAAAGTTTATCATGGCATAATTAAACAGTTAACAAATTTATATCTCCAAATTCCCATTTCAGTCAAAAAAGAATTTAATAAATTAATTCCTAAATTTTTCGCGGATAAAGTAAAACACAAAAAAACATTAGACATTAATTGGGATAAAAGTATTGCATTTTGCTTACAATTAGGAATGGTATATATAAATCGGTCATATGGTGATATTCAAAATGGAAAAATAAGTGTAGAAGATACGACGCATAAAGTTTTTGAAGCATTAAAAAATGATGAAATTATGAAAACAAAAGTAAGAGGGCTCTATTTAAAAAAAGACCTGTTTAATGGGCAAAATCAAGATACGTTGCCGGATATAGTTATTGATTTTTATGATGATTACAAGATTAATACAGGAACGCCGGAAAATATTTTTAGTGAAAAGATTAAAAGTAATCAACCAACAAGCCACACAATGGATGCTATGTTTTTAGCTTATGGTCCAGAATTTAAAGAAGGCTTAAAAATTAAAGGCCGGAGTATAATGGACATAATGCCCACAATTATGCATTTTTTTAATTTACACATTCCTAAAGAAGTAGACGGGGTAATTATGAAAGAGATTTTTAAAAAATTTGAAGACAATAAAATAAAAGTCAAAGGGAGAGAAGAGTTAATACTGAATCAAGCAATAAAAGGAGTTAGGATATGA
- a CDS encoding flippase: protein MSVARRIAKNTFSLTVGELVSKALLFFLTVLIARYLGSAGLGNYSFAISFTVLFYMLADMGLNKLALRDLPRDKTKLGQYFYNILTIKFFLSIITFVAIVLSINLTNQPYEIKLIVYLAGIYMIISESIATLFRNVFVSFEQVEYEALVTIIEKILIFALGYISLIKSQSLFWLFVMFLIAGIIKAIIGFIIIIYKFKPKFSINFKAFLPLIKNAFPFSLTYLLATVYIKVDITMLTLMRNSTEVGWYTAAANLIFALVIIPAVFMRAVFPNMTRYYKTDKTAFIRSCRLSLKYLIIVGMPICIGGIITSKQLIKLIYGEGFSESTIAFQILLVFLFLYFIKWALNIALYAADLEKKVVWSYLVGLLVNVGLNFILIPIWSYIGAGITTIITEMIVVTVIYHYFITRISRLVIQDYLIKPLISVAIMGFVIYFLDEAPILLTILIGGIVYTISILFLKTLDNEDKRLIRQVLKV from the coding sequence ATGTCAGTCGCCAGAAGAATAGCCAAAAATACCTTTTCATTGACAGTGGGTGAATTAGTTAGTAAAGCTTTGCTTTTCTTTTTAACTGTGTTAATTGCGAGATATTTAGGCAGTGCTGGATTGGGCAATTATTCGTTCGCAATATCATTCACAGTTTTGTTTTATATGTTAGCTGACATGGGATTAAATAAATTAGCATTAAGAGATTTACCACGAGACAAAACTAAGCTTGGTCAATACTTTTACAATATCCTAACAATTAAATTTTTCTTATCAATCATCACATTCGTTGCAATAGTGCTTAGTATAAACTTAACCAACCAGCCATATGAAATCAAACTAATTGTATATCTCGCAGGTATTTATATGATAATTAGTGAGTCTATAGCAACATTATTCAGGAATGTTTTCGTTTCATTTGAACAGGTAGAATATGAAGCGCTTGTCACCATAATTGAAAAAATCTTAATTTTTGCACTTGGTTACATATCACTAATCAAGTCCCAAAGTTTATTTTGGCTATTTGTAATGTTTTTAATCGCAGGAATCATAAAAGCAATAATCGGTTTCATTATTATTATTTACAAGTTTAAACCTAAGTTCTCAATTAATTTTAAAGCCTTTTTACCTTTGATTAAAAATGCATTTCCATTTAGTTTAACTTATTTATTAGCAACAGTTTACATTAAAGTTGATATTACAATGTTAACTCTCATGAGAAATAGTACTGAAGTTGGCTGGTACACTGCAGCTGCTAACTTAATATTTGCTCTTGTTATAATTCCTGCTGTATTTATGAGAGCAGTATTTCCTAATATGACAAGATATTATAAAACTGATAAAACGGCATTTATAAGAAGCTGTAGATTGTCATTAAAATATCTAATAATAGTAGGCATGCCTATTTGCATTGGCGGCATAATAACCTCAAAACAGTTAATCAAATTAATATACGGAGAAGGATTTTCAGAATCAACAATTGCTTTCCAAATTTTACTTGTATTTTTATTTTTATATTTCATTAAATGGGCTTTAAACATTGCATTATATGCTGCAGATTTAGAGAAAAAAGTAGTGTGGTCATATTTAGTAGGACTTTTAGTTAATGTTGGACTTAATTTTATTTTAATCCCCATTTGGAGTTATATAGGGGCAGGAATTACAACAATTATTACTGAGATGATTGTAGTTACTGTAATCTATCACTACTTCATTACAAGAATCAGCAGATTAGTTATCCAAGACTATTTAATTAAACCATTAATAAGCGTAGCTATTATGGGATTTGTTATATACTTCCTAGATGAAGCCCCAATTTTGTTAACAATTCTGATAGGAGGAATTGTTTATACAATTTCAATTTTATTTTTAAAAACATTAGACAATGAAGATAAAAGATTAATCAGGCAAGTATTAAAAGTTTAA
- a CDS encoding CopG family transcriptional regulator → MSESNITTISVPKVLADKIKKRMEGTGFNSVSSYVTYVLRQVLSNAESVEKKTEMKEAFSEEDEKKVKERLRSLGYLD, encoded by the coding sequence ATGAGTGAATCAAATATAACTACTATCTCAGTACCAAAAGTATTAGCAGATAAAATTAAAAAAAGGATGGAAGGAACAGGCTTTAATTCAGTTTCAAGTTATGTTACTTATGTTTTAAGACAAGTTCTTTCTAATGCCGAATCCGTTGAAAAAAAAACTGAAATGAAGGAAGCATTTTCAGAAGAAGACGAAAAAAAAGTTAAAGAGAGATTAAGAAGTTTGGGCTATTTGGATTAA
- a CDS encoding alkaline phosphatase family protein, translated as MTKLFLLGIDGAPPQYVFGEWLKDLPNLKKLMQRGLYAKIETTVPPSTCVAWTSLFSGKDPSQHGVYSYTIRDGFAYSASRLVSSKDVRTEMIWEILSKNNLKSIVLNVPLIYPIEKQFPNCHLVSGFLAPDLDEKSIYPISYLEEIKQKIPNYMFDVNVGLASYKTEGKDELIEKVYKMTKQNFDLVFDAIKNKQWNFITCVLIGSDRLEHYFWSYIDKSHRYYKGDTKYKTVLIDYFKYIDTQLGKILEILPDDVNIIVSSDHGMDKMNCRFNMNDWLIKEGYLVLKQKLTEPVKLKMSNIDWSKTRVFSVGAYFARLYFNLEGREPEGIVTLEEYDLLQKEISDKLKLIKDDNGNKMDNKIYLPQEIYHGEFAEESPDIMIYFDNLKCGVNNDVGNEGLYSWATTTGSDDAGHAPLGTFVMAGPATPNLGDIGQISIYDVTPTILSIFGINKSEDFRGRIINNG; from the coding sequence ATGACTAAATTATTTCTTTTAGGGATTGATGGAGCCCCGCCGCAATATGTTTTTGGTGAGTGGCTAAAAGATTTGCCTAATCTTAAAAAATTAATGCAAAGGGGTTTATACGCAAAAATTGAGACTACAGTGCCCCCCTCAACTTGCGTTGCTTGGACTAGTCTTTTTTCAGGGAAGGACCCAAGTCAACATGGTGTTTATAGTTATACAATTAGGGATGGTTTTGCATATTCTGCTTCAAGACTTGTGAGCTCAAAAGATGTAAGAACAGAAATGATATGGGAAATTTTATCAAAAAATAACTTAAAAAGCATTGTATTAAATGTGCCTTTAATATATCCCATTGAAAAACAATTTCCTAATTGTCATCTGGTATCTGGTTTTTTAGCTCCGGATTTAGATGAAAAAAGTATTTACCCCATATCTTACCTTGAAGAAATTAAGCAAAAAATTCCGAATTATATGTTTGATGTTAATGTAGGTCTGGCTTCTTATAAAACTGAAGGAAAAGATGAATTGATTGAAAAAGTTTATAAGATGACTAAGCAAAATTTTGATTTAGTTTTTGATGCTATAAAAAATAAGCAATGGAATTTTATTACCTGTGTTTTAATTGGTTCAGATAGGTTGGAACATTATTTTTGGAGTTATATAGATAAAAGTCACCGGTATTATAAAGGAGATACAAAATACAAAACGGTTTTAATTGATTATTTTAAATATATAGATACGCAACTTGGTAAGATTTTAGAAATATTGCCGGATGATGTAAATATAATTGTTTCTTCTGACCACGGGATGGATAAAATGAATTGCAGGTTTAATATGAATGACTGGTTAATAAAAGAAGGCTATTTAGTTTTAAAACAAAAATTAACTGAACCAGTCAAACTAAAAATGTCTAATATCGATTGGTCAAAAACTAGAGTATTTTCAGTGGGGGCATATTTTGCAAGATTATATTTCAATTTAGAAGGCCGTGAGCCAGAAGGAATAGTTACACTTGAAGAATATGATTTGTTGCAGAAAGAAATTTCAGACAAATTAAAACTAATCAAGGATGATAATGGGAATAAAATGGACAATAAAATTTACTTGCCCCAGGAAATATATCATGGTGAGTTTGCAGAAGAATCACCGGATATTATGATATATTTTGATAATCTCAAATGCGGTGTTAATAATGATGTTGGTAATGAAGGGTTATATTCATGGGCGACTACAACAGGAAGTGATGATGCAGGACATGCCCCATTGGGAACTTTTGTAATGGCAGGACCAGCGACTCCTAATTTGGGCGATATTGGCCAAATTAGCATATACGATGTAACCCCGACAATTTTATCAATATTTGGGATAAATAAATCTGAAGATTTTCGGGGAAGGATAATTAATAATGGTTGA